Part of the Flavobacterium okayamense genome, TCTAATCGATGTGTACTTTTTACTCCGTTTTCATCACGTATCAGTAATACATTTTTACGTTTCCCATAAATAGTTAAGTCTCCTGCTTTACCAAGTGCTTCTAAAATTGTAATTCTTTCACTAGAAATTTCAAAAGTCCCTGGGCGATTTACTTCTCCTAAAACAGTAACTTCAAAATTTAGAATTCGCATGTTTATAACCGCATCTTTAACATGATCCTTTAACAAGCTCTTCAAATACTCTATTGCTTCTTGTTTATTAAGACCACCAATCTTTACTTTACCAAGTATTGGAAATTCAATATATCCTTCGATATCTACAATATAAGTTTGTGTTCTTTGTGTTTGAATTGCTTCTTCAGAGTTAGATTGCAATACAACACTTTTTAAGTTATAAGGTTCAGCAACCTCAGGATTTTCAGATGACACGACAATCATCAAAACATCATCAGGCTTAATCACTGTGTTATAATTCGTTTTACTTTCTGTACTTATATTATTTTGCAAATACAACATTTTATCACTAGAAGCGCATGAAAAAACAACGAGAGAAAGCGCTAAAAGTAAAAATTTGTAGAATATTTTTTTCATAGTTTTAAGTCAATAGTAATGCAAATATAGTTTTCTTAATTAAATTTCAGCAAAAAACACTAGTCAAGTGCTTCAAAAACAGAATTTTTACTTTTAAATTCAGGCACTATGTTTTTCATAATTGAAACTACCTTTTCAGTATTTAAATTTTCTGCTTGAAACTGCAATATTTTTAATTGCTCTTCTAATGTCTTAAAATTGCCATTGAAAGTTTCAACTGCAATCATTATTTTTTCGTGGTGTGTTGTAAGCGTTTTTGCACTATCATTTAACAACTCTTCATATAGTTTTTCACCGGGACGTAGTCCTACAACTTTAATTGCTATTTCTTCATCAGGTGTGAATCCGGCAAGGCGAATCATTTTTTTGGCTAAATCAATTATTTTGACGGGTTGTCCCATATCAAATATAAAAATTTCACCACCAGAGCCCATAGCTCCAGCCTCTAAAACTAACTGACAAGCTTCGGGAATTGTCATGAAATAACGAATAATGTCTGGATGTGTAATCGTAACCGGGCCACCTTCTTCAATTTGCTTGGTAAATAATGGCACAACAGAACCATTTGAACCTAAAACATTTCCAAAACGGGTAGTAATAAATTTTGTTGAATTTTGTTTGTTTTTATTCAATTCAAAAAAAAGGGATTGCACATAAATTTCGGCTATACGCTTACTCGCCCCCATTATATTACTTGGATTTACGGCTTTATCCGTTGAAACCATAACAAATCTATCAACTCCATAAGTATTTGATAAATCAGCTAGATTTTTTGTACCTAATACATTTGTAACAACTGCTTGATATGGACTTTCTTCCATTAATGGCACATGCTTATAAGCAGCAGCATGATACACCACGTTGGGGCAATAATTAGAAAAAATATGATTTAAAATCTTCTTGTCTTTAATATCGGCAACAAGAGGAATAACTTCAACATTTTGCTTAATTTTTTCAAGTTCAACACTTAAATGATACAAAGGTGTTTCTGCCTGATCTAAAAGAATTACTCTTTGAGGTTTAAAATTTAGAATTTGATATACTATTTCAGAACCAATTGAACCAGCTGCGCCTGTAATTAGAATAACTTTATCTTTAATTTGCTCTGCAATTTTAGTATTATCTAATTCGATTGGATTCCTTTCCAATAAATCTTTAATCTCAAATTTTTTAATACTCTTTGAAATTTCTTTTTGATCGTTCCAATCGGTTACTGTTGGCAACTTCAAAATTTTATAATTATGTTCTAAACAATCTTCTACAATTTTTAATTTTGAATCATTTGACAGACTCTCATTTGATAAAATTAAAGCATCAGCCTTAAGCTTTCTTAATATTACAGAAACATTTTTCTTTTTATGTATAATAGGAACACCCAAAACTTCTTTACTTAGTTTAGATTTCTTCTTGTCTATAAAACCAACAAGCTGATACCTTTTAGGTGACTCAATATTAAGAGCATTTGCAAGCGCAACAGCATTTGAACTTGCTCCATAAATTACAACTTTAGTTAAGTTTTCTTTTTTATTTGCTAATAAATAATTCTCAAATAAAAATTTTACAGCAATTCTAAAAGCAAGTAATAAAATGAATGAAATAACAAAATGAATCGCTAGTGCAGGCATCAAATAAATTTTATTACCTGTAGAAAAATAATGTAGGTAATTTAGCGATACTAAAATTAGAAAGGCTGAAAAGGTAGAAAGCAACAATCTAAAAGCGTCAATAAAAGTAGAGTAACGAATAATTCCTGCATAAGTTCTAAAAGCTAAAAAGCATAATACATTAGCTAAAATTATAATCCCATAGCGAGTAGACAAAGAGTAGGTATCGTAAAATCTTAAGGTAAGATTTGCTACAATTAAATATGTTAAAAAACTAGCAAGAATTAATATCGTAACATCAATACAAATAATTATCCATCTTGGTAAATATCCAATATTTGTAAATCGGTTTTCGAAAAAACTCTCGGCTAATTCTTTGAAATACTCTTTTTTCAAAAAACTTTTGTTTTTTTTAGACACTTGTTAAGTCTTTAATTGAATTTGGGACAACAAATGTATTAAAAGTATTTTGATAAAATGTTACATTATTGAAACTTAAGAATTAAATTTCAAAAAAATCTAACATTATATTTTTTATCCTATCCTTCTCATTTTCAGACAAATTAGAACCCGAAGGTAAACACAAACCTGTTTTAAACAAACTTTCTGCCACATTTCCTCCGTAATAAGGGCAAGCTTCAAAGACTGGTTGTAAATGCATTGGTTTCCACAATGGCCTAGATTCTATATTCTCTTTTTCAAGGGCTAACCGTAGTTTTTCTCTGGTTTCATAATCTTTTAGAACAATTGTAGACAACCAATAATTTGAAAAATATTCCGAGTAAGGTTCTTTAAAAACTTGAACTTCATCAGTATTTTCGAATAAATCATTATAAAACTGATTCATATCTCTTCGCTTAGAAACATGAACATCTAAAACTTCCATTTGTCCTCTTCCTATACCAGCACAAATATTACTCATTCTGTAATTATAACCAATTTCAGAATGTTGATAATGAGGAGCATCATCTCTTGCTTGAGTTGCTAAAAAAACCGCTTTTTCCTTATCAATTTTTGAATTGGTAACAAGAGCACCTCCTCCAGAGGTAGTTATAATTTTATTACCGTTAAATGATAAAATTGCAAAAGTTCCAAAGGTACCGCAAAAACTTCCATCATATTTACTTCCTAAGGCTTCAGCAGCGTCTTCAATTATAGGAATTTGATATCTTTCTCCTATTTCTAAAATTTCTTTAACTTTAAAAGGCATTCCATATAAATGAACAGCAATTATTGCTTTTGGCTTTTGCCCATTTTCAATTCTATCCTTAATTGCACTTTCAAGGGCAATAGGACAAATATTCCAAGTTTCAATTTCACTATCTACAAATATTGGATTCGCTCCCAAATAAACAATTGGATTCGCTGAAGCAGAAAAAGTAAAACTTTGACAAATAACCTCATCACCCATTTTAACTCCTAAAAGGATTAAAGCTAAATGTATCGCTGCTGTACCAGAACTTAGTGCTGCAACTTGAACTTTATTTCCTAAATATTGCTCTAAATCATTTTCAAAACCATTTACATTAGGTCCTAAAGGTGCAACCCAATTCGCATTAAAGGCTTCATTAATATATCTTTGTTCATTACCTCCCATGTGCGGAGAAGAAAGCCATATTTTATCTTTAGTCATTTTCTTGATATTTTATAATTTTCCCCGGAATCCCTACCACAACAGCATTATCAGGAATATTTTCGACAACAACAGATCCTGCACCAATCATCACATTTTTTCCAATTTTTAAGTTTGGCAAAACAGAAGCTCCCATTCCAATTTGTGTTCTTTCACCAACTTGAACCGAACCTCCTAAAGTGGCATTAGGTGAAACATGAACATAATCTTCTAAAATACAATCGTGTTCAACAATTGCACCTGTATTAATTATACAATGATGTCCAATTGTAGTGTCAGGATTTATTACA contains:
- a CDS encoding polysaccharide biosynthesis/export family protein gives rise to the protein MKKIFYKFLLLALSLVVFSCASSDKMLYLQNNISTESKTNYNTVIKPDDVLMIVVSSENPEVAEPYNLKSVVLQSNSEEAIQTQRTQTYIVDIEGYIEFPILGKVKIGGLNKQEAIEYLKSLLKDHVKDAVINMRILNFEVTVLGEVNRPGTFEISSERITILEALGKAGDLTIYGKRKNVLLIRDENGVKSTHRLDLTKSDIVNSPYYYLAQNDVVYVEPNKTRINSSAVGPNIAVGISALSLVVTIIALTTR
- a CDS encoding polysaccharide biosynthesis protein; translation: MKKEYFKELAESFFENRFTNIGYLPRWIIICIDVTILILASFLTYLIVANLTLRFYDTYSLSTRYGIIILANVLCFLAFRTYAGIIRYSTFIDAFRLLLSTFSAFLILVSLNYLHYFSTGNKIYLMPALAIHFVISFILLLAFRIAVKFLFENYLLANKKENLTKVVIYGASSNAVALANALNIESPKRYQLVGFIDKKKSKLSKEVLGVPIIHKKKNVSVILRKLKADALILSNESLSNDSKLKIVEDCLEHNYKILKLPTVTDWNDQKEISKSIKKFEIKDLLERNPIELDNTKIAEQIKDKVILITGAAGSIGSEIVYQILNFKPQRVILLDQAETPLYHLSVELEKIKQNVEVIPLVADIKDKKILNHIFSNYCPNVVYHAAAYKHVPLMEESPYQAVVTNVLGTKNLADLSNTYGVDRFVMVSTDKAVNPSNIMGASKRIAEIYVQSLFFELNKNKQNSTKFITTRFGNVLGSNGSVVPLFTKQIEEGGPVTITHPDIIRYFMTIPEACQLVLEAGAMGSGGEIFIFDMGQPVKIIDLAKKMIRLAGFTPDEEIAIKVVGLRPGEKLYEELLNDSAKTLTTHHEKIMIAVETFNGNFKTLEEQLKILQFQAENLNTEKVVSIMKNIVPEFKSKNSVFEALD
- a CDS encoding DegT/DnrJ/EryC1/StrS family aminotransferase — its product is MTKDKIWLSSPHMGGNEQRYINEAFNANWVAPLGPNVNGFENDLEQYLGNKVQVAALSSGTAAIHLALILLGVKMGDEVICQSFTFSASANPIVYLGANPIFVDSEIETWNICPIALESAIKDRIENGQKPKAIIAVHLYGMPFKVKEILEIGERYQIPIIEDAAEALGSKYDGSFCGTFGTFAILSFNGNKIITTSGGGALVTNSKIDKEKAVFLATQARDDAPHYQHSEIGYNYRMSNICAGIGRGQMEVLDVHVSKRRDMNQFYNDLFENTDEVQVFKEPYSEYFSNYWLSTIVLKDYETREKLRLALEKENIESRPLWKPMHLQPVFEACPYYGGNVAESLFKTGLCLPSGSNLSENEKDRIKNIMLDFFEI